A window of Gloeocapsopsis sp. IPPAS B-1203 contains these coding sequences:
- the chlG gene encoding chlorophyll synthase ChlG, with amino-acid sequence MSNSTPPPFQPADEPLNTTPDAVNINPSQPAPITPIERSAKTRQLLGMKGAASGETSIWKIRLQLMKPITWIPLIWGVVCGAASSGEYTWTLENVLKAATCMLLAGPLLTGYTQTLNDFYDREIDAINEPYRPIPSGAISVPQVVSQILLLLGAGIALAFVLDRWVSHDFPTITTLALGGSFLAYIYSAPPLKLKRNGWLGNYALGASYIALPWWTGHALFGDLNWTIAILTLIYSMAGLGIAVVNDFKSVEGDRQLGLKSLPVMFGINTAAWICVATIDLFQAGIAAYLIGIGENLYAAILLLLLIPQITFQDMYFLRDPLNNDVKYQASAQPFLVLGMLVAGLALGHAGV; translated from the coding sequence ATGTCTAACTCAACTCCTCCACCCTTTCAACCTGCTGATGAACCACTCAATACAACACCAGATGCGGTGAATATTAATCCTAGTCAACCAGCACCAATAACACCAATAGAACGTAGTGCCAAAACTCGGCAACTACTAGGAATGAAAGGTGCTGCGTCAGGAGAAACATCAATTTGGAAAATCCGCCTGCAACTGATGAAGCCGATTACGTGGATTCCCTTGATTTGGGGTGTAGTCTGTGGCGCAGCTTCTTCGGGCGAATACACTTGGACACTAGAAAATGTCTTAAAAGCAGCAACCTGTATGCTACTTGCAGGACCATTGCTGACTGGTTATACGCAAACACTTAATGATTTTTACGATCGCGAAATTGACGCAATCAACGAACCCTACCGCCCCATTCCTTCGGGAGCAATTTCAGTTCCTCAAGTCGTCAGCCAAATCTTACTATTACTTGGTGCAGGGATTGCTTTAGCGTTTGTCCTCGATCGCTGGGTGAGTCATGACTTCCCGACAATTACAACGCTGGCGCTGGGTGGTTCATTTTTAGCATACATTTACTCAGCACCTCCTTTGAAACTTAAGCGCAATGGCTGGTTGGGGAATTATGCTTTAGGGGCAAGCTACATTGCTTTACCTTGGTGGACAGGTCATGCTTTATTTGGTGACTTGAACTGGACAATTGCAATTCTGACTTTGATCTACAGTATGGCCGGATTGGGAATTGCTGTTGTGAATGACTTTAAAAGTGTAGAAGGCGATCGCCAATTAGGATTAAAATCACTGCCAGTGATGTTTGGTATCAACACCGCCGCTTGGATCTGTGTTGCCACGATCGACTTATTTCAAGCAGGAATTGCCGCCTACTTGATTGGTATTGGTGAAAACTTGTACGCAGCAATTCTACTATTGCTATTAATTCCCCAAATTACTTTCCAGGATATGTATTTCCTGCGCGACCCACTTAACAATGACGTTAAGTATCAAGCAAGTGCCCAACCGTTTCTCGTACTAGGAATGCTTGTTGCTGGCTTAGCACTAGGTCATGCAGGTGTGTAA
- the sppA gene encoding signal peptide peptidase SppA, producing MRNFFKQTIASIIGTLLGLLIFVGVGTGGLLLLLVVVASRDTGPQLKEQSVLVFDLSLNITDAQASSNTSAILQTLSGEDSNQVNLRAVLDALEQAQQDNRIVGLYLDGSRSTGESSSAGFATLKEVRQALERFRASGKTIVAYNTEWRQKDYYLSSVADTIIVNPLGAMELNGLSSQPVFFADALEKYGVGVQVIRVGKFKGSVEPFTRSQLSPENRQQLQRLLSDVWGEWLNAVSNSRQVNRTQLQAIADNQGTLLPDEAQASGLVDQVGYFDEVLQRLKQLTGETKESRTFRQISLPSYAQLSRRQAERNHRNKIAVVYAEGTIVNGQGGTGQVGSDRFARTIRTLRQDDQVKAVVLRVNSRGGSATASEEIQRELQLARQVKPVVVSMGDYAASGGYWIATDANRIFAEPNTVTGSIGVFGLRFNVQQLANDNGITWDTIKTGRYADSQTIARPLSEQELTRSQRTAERLYDIFLNRVARSRNLPVSKVAEIAQGRVWSGVAAKEVGLVDEIGGLDMAIQYAAKQAKLGNDWQLQEYPEVRTFDARLLALSGLRLLVQDYSFEQSIPVPLKTELQTLQNEIATLQAINDPLDIYARLLFDLQID from the coding sequence ATGCGTAACTTTTTCAAACAAACCATAGCCAGTATTATCGGAACGTTACTAGGACTGTTAATCTTTGTTGGTGTAGGAACTGGTGGATTACTGTTGTTACTTGTTGTCGTAGCATCTAGAGATACCGGACCACAACTAAAAGAGCAATCAGTCCTTGTTTTTGATTTGTCTTTAAATATTACTGACGCGCAAGCGAGTTCCAACACGAGTGCAATTCTGCAAACCTTATCGGGAGAAGACAGTAATCAGGTTAATTTGCGTGCAGTATTAGACGCTTTAGAACAAGCGCAGCAGGATAATCGAATTGTTGGCTTGTATCTTGATGGTAGTCGCAGCACTGGTGAAAGTAGTAGTGCTGGCTTTGCTACGTTGAAAGAAGTACGTCAAGCATTAGAAAGATTTCGTGCTTCTGGAAAAACAATTGTTGCTTATAATACAGAATGGCGCCAGAAAGATTATTATTTGAGTTCAGTCGCCGATACAATCATTGTGAACCCTTTGGGTGCAATGGAACTCAATGGATTAAGTAGTCAACCTGTATTTTTTGCTGATGCTTTAGAAAAATATGGAGTTGGCGTCCAAGTAATTCGGGTAGGTAAATTTAAGGGTTCGGTTGAACCTTTTACGCGATCGCAATTAAGTCCCGAAAACCGCCAACAATTGCAACGCCTATTAAGTGATGTCTGGGGAGAATGGCTCAATGCAGTCAGTAACAGTCGCCAGGTAAATAGAACGCAATTACAAGCGATCGCTGATAATCAAGGCACTTTATTACCCGATGAAGCACAAGCAAGTGGTTTGGTCGATCAAGTTGGTTATTTTGATGAGGTTTTGCAACGATTAAAGCAGTTAACAGGAGAAACAAAAGAAAGTCGTACATTTCGGCAAATCAGCTTACCAAGCTATGCACAGTTGAGTAGAAGGCAGGCAGAACGCAATCATCGTAACAAGATTGCTGTTGTTTATGCCGAAGGAACAATCGTTAACGGGCAAGGTGGTACTGGACAAGTAGGAAGCGATCGCTTTGCGAGGACAATCCGCACACTTCGCCAAGACGATCAGGTTAAAGCCGTTGTTTTGCGGGTAAATAGTCGCGGTGGTAGTGCGACAGCTTCCGAAGAAATTCAGCGCGAGCTACAACTCGCGCGCCAAGTTAAACCTGTTGTTGTCTCAATGGGTGACTACGCTGCTTCTGGTGGTTATTGGATTGCGACTGATGCTAACCGGATCTTTGCTGAACCAAATACTGTGACAGGTTCGATTGGTGTCTTTGGACTGCGATTTAACGTCCAACAGCTTGCTAATGATAATGGTATTACCTGGGACACGATTAAAACAGGTCGCTACGCTGATAGCCAAACAATTGCTCGTCCTCTATCTGAGCAAGAACTGACGCGATCGCAGCGAACAGCAGAACGATTGTATGATATTTTTCTGAACAGAGTTGCGCGATCGCGTAACTTACCAGTGTCAAAAGTAGCAGAAATTGCTCAAGGGCGGGTATGGTCGGGTGTAGCAGCTAAAGAAGTTGGATTAGTTGACGAAATCGGTGGTCTGGATATGGCAATTCAGTACGCCGCAAAGCAAGCCAAATTAGGCAACGATTGGCAATTACAAGAATATCCTGAAGTCCGTACTTTTGACGCAAGACTTTTAGCATTAAGTGGTTTGCGGCTACTGGTTCAAGATTATTCATTTGAGCAATCTATTCCGGTTCCTCTAAAAACTGAATTGCAGACACTTCAGAACGAGATCGCCACCTTGCAAGCAATCAACGATCCTTTAGATATTTATGCTCGCTTACTTTTTGACTTACAAATTGATTGA